One Streptomyces sp. NBC_01237 genomic region harbors:
- a CDS encoding SAM-dependent methyltransferase, which yields MTNDPSAHRTVPSSPDSEVLYDEHTASVDGTAVDGNIHVGYWDSAADDRSLNQATDRLTDLVAERLTAAPGRRLLDVGCGTGRPALRIARATGARVSGISVSNPDIDLARSRADAAGLADRVDFRYADACALPFEAASFDGAWAIESMMHIPDRTTALTEIARTLRPGSPLVITDVLLRSPVAGDAAETVRRACRAFQSPSLPEPEELRTALDRAGLEVVEFNDIGDHVRRTYQAFADAFDAVAPSDDDRHHEFFNSTGSLPRFGALPQVGYAFLVARRR from the coding sequence ATGACCAACGACCCATCCGCGCACCGCACCGTCCCGTCGTCCCCGGACAGCGAGGTGCTGTACGACGAGCACACCGCGAGCGTGGACGGCACGGCCGTCGACGGGAACATCCACGTCGGCTACTGGGACAGCGCCGCGGACGACCGCTCGCTCAACCAAGCCACCGACCGACTGACCGACCTCGTGGCGGAACGGCTGACCGCCGCACCCGGCCGGCGCCTGCTGGACGTCGGCTGCGGAACCGGACGGCCCGCTCTGCGCATCGCCCGCGCCACCGGCGCCCGTGTGTCGGGGATCTCGGTCAGCAACCCGGATATCGACCTCGCCCGAAGCCGGGCGGACGCCGCCGGGCTCGCCGACCGGGTGGACTTCCGGTACGCGGACGCCTGCGCACTGCCCTTCGAAGCCGCGTCCTTCGACGGTGCCTGGGCGATCGAGTCCATGATGCACATCCCCGACCGGACCACCGCCCTCACCGAGATCGCCCGGACCCTGCGCCCCGGTAGCCCACTGGTCATCACCGATGTGCTGCTCCGGTCGCCGGTGGCGGGCGATGCCGCGGAGACGGTCCGTCGGGCGTGCCGGGCTTTCCAGTCCCCCTCGCTGCCCGAACCGGAGGAACTTCGCACGGCCCTCGACCGCGCCGGTCTGGAGGTGGTGGAGTTCAATGACATCGGAGACCATGTCCGGCGCACCTACCAGGCGTTCGCCGATGCCTTCGACGCTGTCGCGCCCTCCGACGATGACCGCCATCACGAGTTCTTCAACTCCACCGGCTCCCTTCCCCGGTTCGGTGCGCTCCCACAGGTCGGCTATGCCTTCCTGGTCGCCCGCCGCCGGTGA
- a CDS encoding 3-deoxy-7-phosphoheptulonate synthase class II — MARPAAQQPQWPDLPSVDRVRRVLEGVAPVVTAEEVARLRTHFAAVARGAAFLLQGGSCAETFTENNERSIASTVDTLHRMASALSSAGRLPVVKVGRMAGQYAKPRSAPVDALGLPAYRGDIVNGFEPIPETRTPDPARMLRAYVNSSAAMTTVRALVATGAVGPPGAAGPGGEFFTSHEALLLDYERAMLRVGPRAPDLVGAGRSGLYDSSAHFLWIGERTRQLEGAHIAFAELVANPIGIKLGPTTTPEQIVEYVERLDPHDEPGRLTLITRMGSAEVRDVLPTLVEKVTASGHSVVWQCDPMHGNTVLTRTGYKTRHFDRIVDEVRGFFEVHRALGTHPGGLHVELTGDDVTECLGGAQHIAVPDLPRRYTTACDPRLNRSQSLELVSLMAELMRPVGGSW, encoded by the coding sequence TTGGCACGTCCCGCCGCCCAGCAGCCCCAGTGGCCCGACCTCCCGTCCGTGGACCGGGTACGACGGGTCCTTGAGGGAGTCGCTCCGGTGGTGACCGCCGAGGAAGTGGCCCGGCTGCGTACACACTTCGCCGCGGTGGCACGTGGTGCCGCCTTCCTGCTCCAGGGCGGAAGCTGCGCGGAGACGTTCACGGAGAACAACGAACGGTCGATAGCGAGCACGGTCGACACCCTGCACAGGATGGCCTCGGCACTCAGCTCCGCGGGGAGGCTGCCGGTGGTGAAGGTCGGCCGGATGGCCGGCCAGTACGCCAAACCACGCTCGGCCCCGGTGGATGCTCTGGGGCTGCCGGCCTACCGGGGCGACATCGTCAACGGCTTCGAGCCGATCCCGGAGACCCGGACCCCCGACCCGGCCAGGATGCTGCGCGCCTATGTGAACTCCAGTGCCGCCATGACGACGGTTCGTGCGCTGGTCGCCACCGGGGCGGTGGGCCCACCCGGCGCGGCGGGGCCCGGGGGCGAGTTCTTCACCAGTCATGAGGCCCTGCTGCTCGACTACGAGCGGGCGATGCTACGAGTGGGTCCCCGCGCCCCGGACCTCGTCGGCGCCGGCCGGTCGGGGCTCTACGACTCCTCGGCGCACTTCCTCTGGATCGGCGAGCGCACCCGGCAACTGGAGGGCGCGCACATCGCCTTCGCGGAACTGGTGGCCAACCCGATCGGCATCAAACTGGGCCCGACGACCACACCGGAGCAGATCGTCGAGTACGTCGAACGCCTCGACCCGCACGACGAGCCGGGCCGGCTCACCCTCATCACCCGGATGGGCAGTGCCGAGGTGCGGGACGTGCTGCCGACCCTCGTGGAGAAGGTCACCGCGTCCGGGCACTCGGTCGTGTGGCAGTGCGATCCGATGCACGGCAACACCGTGCTGACCCGCACCGGTTACAAGACCCGGCACTTCGACCGCATCGTGGACGAGGTACGCGGCTTCTTCGAGGTGCACCGGGCGCTCGGCACCCATCCGGGCGGCCTGCATGTCGAGCTGACCGGCGACGACGTGACGGAATGCCTGGGCGGCGCGCAGCACATCGCCGTCCCCGACCTCCCCCGCCGCTACACCACGGCCTGCGATCCCCGCCTCAACCGTAGTCAGTCGCTCGAACTGGTGTCGCTCATGGCGGAGTTGATGAGGCCCGTAGGAGGATCCTGGTAG
- a CDS encoding GDP-L-fucose synthase family protein encodes MRASSSPLDGRPSEPAGPSSSAIRSRSGAARSAPLPERGDHVLDRSATVLVAGSTGLVGSAVLRHLRARGFTSVVGTHSADLDLTDGPATLDYLTSLRPAVVIDAAARVGGIAANDAEPVEFLNDNLTIQTNLFTAAHAADVDRLLFLGSSCIYPKHSPQPIPESALLTGPLEETNDAYAIAKIAGVVAVRSYRRQYGRRWISAMPTNVYGPGDNFHPTRSHVLPALARRFHEAVRDGAEEVVVWGTGAPRREFIHVDDLAAACLHLLDHYDDPSPVNIGVGEELTIADLAALVAGAAGFTGRITWDTSRPDGTPRKLLDVSRLRATGWKPRIELADGVRSTMRWYADHAAGPDTGARPEGP; translated from the coding sequence ATGCGCGCGTCCTCGTCCCCCCTGGACGGACGGCCGTCCGAGCCGGCCGGCCCCTCGTCCTCCGCGATCCGATCGCGCTCCGGCGCGGCCCGGTCGGCTCCCCTTCCCGAGCGGGGAGACCACGTCCTCGACCGCTCGGCGACCGTCCTCGTGGCGGGCTCGACCGGCCTCGTGGGCTCGGCCGTACTCCGTCACCTCCGGGCCCGGGGCTTCACCTCCGTCGTCGGGACCCACTCGGCCGACCTCGACCTCACCGACGGCCCGGCGACCCTCGACTACCTCACCTCGCTCCGGCCGGCCGTCGTGATCGACGCGGCCGCCCGGGTCGGCGGCATCGCGGCCAATGACGCGGAACCGGTGGAGTTCCTCAACGACAACCTCACCATCCAGACCAATCTGTTCACCGCCGCGCACGCTGCGGACGTGGACCGGCTGCTGTTCCTCGGCTCCTCCTGCATCTACCCGAAGCACAGCCCCCAGCCGATCCCCGAGTCCGCTCTCCTCACCGGCCCGCTGGAGGAGACCAACGACGCCTACGCGATCGCGAAGATCGCGGGTGTGGTCGCGGTGAGGTCGTACCGCAGGCAGTACGGCCGCCGATGGATCTCCGCGATGCCCACCAATGTGTACGGCCCCGGTGACAACTTCCACCCGACCCGCTCGCACGTCCTGCCCGCGCTCGCCCGCCGCTTCCACGAGGCGGTGCGCGACGGCGCCGAGGAGGTCGTCGTGTGGGGCACCGGCGCTCCGCGACGGGAGTTCATCCACGTGGACGACCTGGCGGCTGCCTGTCTCCACCTCCTCGACCACTACGACGACCCGTCACCGGTCAACATCGGGGTCGGCGAGGAGCTCACCATCGCCGATCTGGCGGCGCTGGTGGCCGGGGCAGCCGGTTTCACGGGCCGCATCACGTGGGACACGAGCAGACCGGACGGGACGCCGCGCAAGCTCCTCGACGTCTCCCGGCTGCGCGCCACGGGCTGGAAGCCGCGGATCGAGCTGGCGGACGGGGTGCGGAGCACGATGCGCTGGTACGCCGACCACGCCGCCGGCCCGGATACCGGGGCGCGCCCGGAGGGGCCGTGA
- a CDS encoding AAA family ATPase: MPETSFQGQAVDTEPASDVFLVIGIPGSGKSSVSAGLARRFPLGAHIEGDHLQDLIVSGGHLPSPEEDLEADRQLLLRARNASVLARSFHAAGVTAVVDDVVVRRAHLDFYREQLKDLPLRLIVLAPSAGVVSRRVAERDKVLADDWSFLDDALRKEIAGEGEWFDSSELTLEETVDAVLANRSES, from the coding sequence ATGCCGGAAACCTCGTTCCAGGGCCAAGCCGTCGACACCGAACCCGCATCCGATGTATTTCTCGTCATCGGTATTCCGGGGTCCGGCAAGAGCTCGGTTTCGGCCGGCCTGGCCCGTCGGTTCCCCCTCGGCGCGCACATCGAGGGCGACCACCTCCAGGACCTCATCGTGTCGGGCGGGCATCTGCCCTCGCCGGAGGAGGACCTGGAGGCGGACCGGCAGTTGCTGCTGCGGGCACGTAACGCGTCGGTGCTGGCGCGGAGCTTCCACGCCGCCGGGGTCACCGCGGTCGTGGACGACGTGGTGGTGCGCCGTGCGCATCTGGACTTCTACCGGGAGCAGTTGAAGGATCTGCCGCTGCGGCTGATCGTGCTGGCCCCGTCGGCGGGCGTGGTCTCGCGGCGGGTCGCCGAGCGGGACAAGGTGCTCGCCGACGACTGGTCGTTCCTGGACGACGCGCTGCGCAAGGAAATCGCGGGTGAAGGGGAGTGGTTCGACAGCTCTGAGCTGACGTTGGAGGAGACGGTCGACGCCGTCCTGGCGAACCGGTCGGAAAGCTGA
- a CDS encoding acyltransferase domain-containing protein yields the protein MSIDSAVGPPPPWLLVFSAADRAALTAEVRSAAALLTDGAEPGSVPQTRPVSAEHDVRRLAVTAADREGLVEGLSFFADGLASPRYSSGCPDGAATGAAWCFGGHGSQWPGMGRALLNWAPAAAKVLTELDSLLPTGVIDPLMNAADGEPGSPATTQPLIFAIQVATAHWLWSMGLRPSAVVGHSLGEVAAAHVAGALSLADAARVVSVRSRLLEQTAGGGTMATVSLDRRTVERRCAEIPGTVVVAAHSAPTETVVTGESEATGALVTALEAEGVRCRRIRINAASHSPFVDGVLPAMRAELADLAPAAPRVPWISTVEDEPDGRPVDATAEYWAHNLRRPVRFTEAVSALARRGIRAYVEIGPHPVLISPIRQTLRAEGVEDPLVIASGSRATPEPVSLLRLLGALHCRGLDLPAPLDRRA from the coding sequence ATGTCAATCGACAGTGCGGTGGGCCCCCCTCCTCCGTGGCTGCTGGTCTTCTCCGCCGCCGACCGGGCGGCATTGACGGCCGAGGTGCGGTCGGCGGCCGCATTACTGACCGACGGCGCCGAGCCCGGGTCGGTTCCCCAGACCCGACCGGTGTCGGCGGAACACGATGTGCGGCGCCTGGCCGTCACGGCGGCGGACCGGGAAGGACTGGTCGAGGGGCTGTCGTTCTTCGCCGACGGACTGGCGAGCCCCCGCTACTCCTCGGGCTGCCCCGACGGGGCCGCCACCGGGGCCGCCTGGTGCTTCGGCGGGCACGGCAGCCAGTGGCCCGGCATGGGGCGCGCCCTGCTGAACTGGGCGCCGGCCGCCGCTAAGGTCCTCACCGAACTCGACTCGCTGCTGCCCACCGGAGTCATCGACCCCCTGATGAACGCGGCGGACGGCGAGCCCGGCAGCCCGGCGACGACCCAGCCGCTGATCTTCGCGATACAGGTCGCCACCGCCCACTGGCTGTGGTCGATGGGACTGCGCCCGAGCGCCGTGGTGGGGCACAGTCTCGGCGAGGTCGCGGCAGCCCATGTGGCGGGCGCGCTCAGCCTCGCCGACGCGGCCCGTGTGGTCTCCGTACGCTCCCGTCTGCTCGAACAGACGGCGGGCGGGGGGACCATGGCGACGGTGAGCCTCGACCGGCGCACTGTCGAGCGGCGCTGTGCGGAGATCCCCGGGACGGTGGTCGTCGCCGCCCATTCCGCGCCCACGGAGACGGTGGTCACCGGGGAGAGCGAAGCGACCGGGGCACTGGTGACCGCGCTGGAGGCCGAGGGGGTGCGGTGCCGGCGGATCCGGATCAACGCGGCCTCGCACAGCCCGTTCGTGGACGGCGTGCTGCCCGCGATGCGCGCCGAGCTGGCGGACCTCGCGCCCGCGGCGCCGCGCGTCCCGTGGATCTCGACGGTCGAGGACGAGCCCGACGGCCGGCCGGTGGACGCCACCGCGGAGTACTGGGCGCACAATCTGCGCCGTCCGGTCCGTTTCACCGAGGCGGTGTCGGCCCTCGCGCGGCGCGGGATCCGGGCATACGTGGAGATCGGCCCGCACCCCGTGCTCATCTCGCCGATCCGCCAGACGCTGCGGGCCGAAGGGGTCGAGGACCCGCTGGTGATCGCCTCGGGCAGCCGGGCGACCCCCGAACCGGTCTCGCTGCTACGGCTGCTGGGCGCCCTGCACTGCCGGGGTCTGGACCTTCCGGCGCCGCTCGACCGCCGGGCCTGA
- a CDS encoding HAD family hydrolase produces the protein MIQALLADAGGVLFNNITEETSFIRKVAHRHAADAKRLMRGVLSSAHLYESGAVHVHDVLRELLTEAGSPSADAFDRDWVDHTYLDSVRCYRTNLTALAEVAHEFPELTLVLANNEAEHWDHLKNTRHDHYRLFHHLCSSWRVGQVKPSAEYFAETLGRCGIEPHEALMIDDRQTVLAAARDLGMRTLFVSSPDVLRARLRENQASWA, from the coding sequence ATGATTCAAGCATTGCTGGCCGACGCGGGCGGTGTCCTGTTCAACAACATCACGGAGGAGACGTCCTTCATACGGAAGGTCGCTCATCGCCACGCCGCCGACGCGAAGCGGCTGATGCGCGGCGTTCTGTCGTCGGCCCATCTGTACGAAAGCGGCGCGGTCCATGTGCACGACGTTCTGCGCGAGCTGCTCACCGAGGCGGGAAGCCCCTCGGCGGACGCCTTCGACAGGGACTGGGTGGACCACACCTACCTCGACAGTGTCCGCTGCTACCGCACGAACCTCACCGCCCTGGCCGAGGTGGCCCATGAATTCCCCGAACTCACCCTGGTACTCGCCAACAATGAGGCCGAGCACTGGGACCACCTCAAGAACACCCGGCACGACCACTACCGGCTCTTCCACCACCTCTGCTCGTCATGGCGCGTGGGCCAGGTCAAGCCCTCCGCCGAGTACTTCGCCGAGACCCTCGGCCGGTGCGGCATCGAGCCGCACGAGGCGCTGATGATCGACGACCGGCAGACGGTGCTCGCCGCCGCCCGCGACCTCGGGATGCGAACGCTGTTTGTGAGCAGCCCCGACGTACTGCGGGCCCGTCTGCGGGAGAACCAGGCCTCCTGGGCGTGA
- a CDS encoding MaoC/PaaZ C-terminal domain-containing protein, translating into MALYRELVGREWDSGTRHWTFFDTALYALGVGAGGDDPTRELAFTAQGSQGVLPAVLPTFATTLVSLRAQPALGDFDTAQLLHSRQSLTLYGPLPVEGTATTTSRLAALHDQGRSALAVIESRCADPRTGRVLADIRTGLTIRREGGFRPDPGETRPGEARPDEEEPWERPAGEPDHTVRWHTPANQALLYRLSGDHNPLHSDPAVAARLGFRRPLLHGLCTYGFAGRALLHTLCGGDPARFGSLSGSFTAPVLPGQELTVRIWERGESALFEVRCAGRPVLDRGRFARRADLAG; encoded by the coding sequence ATGGCGCTGTACCGTGAGCTCGTCGGGCGGGAATGGGATTCCGGAACCCGGCACTGGACGTTCTTCGACACCGCGCTCTACGCGTTGGGCGTCGGTGCGGGCGGCGACGATCCCACCCGTGAGCTGGCGTTCACCGCGCAGGGCTCCCAGGGGGTTCTCCCCGCGGTGCTGCCCACGTTCGCGACCACGCTCGTCTCCCTCCGGGCCCAGCCCGCACTCGGCGATTTCGACACGGCGCAGTTGCTGCACAGCCGGCAGTCACTGACCCTGTACGGCCCGCTCCCCGTCGAGGGCACGGCAACCACGACCTCCCGGCTGGCCGCACTGCACGACCAGGGCCGCAGCGCGCTGGCGGTGATCGAATCCCGCTGTGCGGACCCGCGCACCGGCCGGGTGCTCGCCGACATCCGCACCGGCCTGACCATCCGGCGGGAAGGCGGTTTCCGCCCCGACCCGGGGGAGACGCGACCGGGGGAGGCGCGACCGGACGAGGAGGAGCCGTGGGAGCGGCCTGCGGGGGAGCCCGACCACACCGTCCGTTGGCACACCCCGGCCAACCAGGCCCTGCTCTACCGGCTCAGCGGCGATCACAACCCCCTGCACTCCGACCCCGCCGTCGCCGCTCGCCTGGGCTTTCGTCGCCCCCTGTTGCACGGGCTGTGTACGTACGGCTTCGCCGGGCGGGCGCTGCTCCACACACTCTGCGGTGGCGATCCCGCCCGCTTCGGCAGCCTGTCCGGCAGCTTCACCGCGCCCGTCCTCCCCGGCCAGGAGCTGACGGTTCGGATCTGGGAGCGCGGGGAGTCGGCGCTGTTCGAGGTGCGCTGCGCGGGGCGGCCCGTCCTGGACCGGGGCCGTTTCGCACGGCGGGCCGACCTGGCCGGGTGA
- a CDS encoding DegT/DnrJ/EryC1/StrS aminotransferase family protein — translation MTTAEQLALLGGEPAIDQPLPHEVWPPPADAAELSELAEQRNIDISIKGNSGPIGRFETDFLAFLNDGVRFAVTFNSGTSALLAAYFALGVREGVDVVGPALTYHAALSPVFALRGDVVLADIDPDTRGLDPTALQAAITEHTKVITVVHQWGHPCDMDAILRIAERHGLRVLEDCSHAHGSHYKGRPVGTFGDAAVFSLQANKAVYAGEGGILVTSDSQVHDRATLLGHYRDRSRDNVLDEDLRTHWVTGFGLKLRMSPFNAIVARHALAAFPARKEARHRCLRYFGEQLGAVSYLEPVHVADHVDMGAWYGYKPLYRPEALGGVPRSVLIEALRAEGMEVGAPSGPRLSTLPLYARPENPLFPGTPKKGIAPETGSHAEHVEQHALSLPTFTDWPEDTRLIDQYAEAFRKIGRHREALVRYAAGPSR, via the coding sequence ATGACCACCGCCGAACAACTCGCCCTCCTGGGAGGCGAGCCCGCCATCGATCAGCCGCTGCCGCACGAGGTCTGGCCGCCTCCCGCCGACGCGGCGGAGCTGTCCGAACTGGCCGAGCAGCGGAACATCGACATCTCCATCAAGGGGAACAGTGGTCCCATCGGCCGGTTCGAGACCGACTTCCTCGCCTTCCTGAACGACGGAGTTCGTTTCGCGGTCACCTTCAACTCCGGTACCAGCGCCCTCCTCGCCGCCTACTTCGCCCTCGGTGTGCGCGAAGGCGTGGACGTCGTGGGACCGGCACTCACCTACCACGCGGCGCTGAGTCCGGTCTTCGCGCTCCGCGGTGACGTGGTCCTCGCCGACATCGATCCCGATACCCGTGGCCTGGACCCCACAGCACTTCAAGCCGCGATCACCGAACACACCAAGGTCATCACGGTCGTCCACCAGTGGGGCCACCCCTGCGACATGGACGCGATCCTGCGGATCGCCGAGCGACACGGGCTGCGCGTCCTGGAGGACTGCTCCCACGCCCATGGCAGCCACTACAAGGGCAGGCCCGTCGGTACCTTCGGCGACGCCGCGGTCTTCTCCCTCCAGGCCAACAAGGCCGTCTACGCGGGGGAAGGCGGCATCCTCGTCACGAGCGACTCCCAGGTGCACGACCGCGCCACCCTCCTCGGGCACTACCGGGACCGCTCCCGGGACAACGTCCTCGACGAGGACCTGCGTACGCACTGGGTCACCGGCTTCGGCCTCAAGCTGCGCATGTCGCCGTTCAACGCCATCGTCGCCCGGCACGCGCTCGCAGCGTTCCCGGCACGGAAGGAGGCCCGGCACCGCTGTCTGCGCTACTTCGGCGAGCAACTCGGTGCTGTGTCCTATCTGGAGCCGGTACACGTCGCCGACCACGTCGACATGGGCGCCTGGTACGGCTACAAACCGCTCTACCGCCCCGAGGCCCTGGGCGGCGTCCCACGCTCCGTGCTCATCGAGGCGCTGCGCGCCGAAGGCATGGAAGTGGGCGCCCCCTCCGGCCCCCGGCTGTCGACCCTGCCGCTCTACGCCCGCCCGGAGAACCCCCTCTTTCCCGGAACGCCGAAGAAGGGCATCGCGCCGGAGACCGGCTCACACGCCGAGCACGTCGAGCAGCACGCGCTGTCCCTGCCCACGTTCACCGACTGGCCCGAGGACACACGGCTCATCGACCAGTACGCCGAAGCCTTCCGCAAGATCGGCCGTCACCGCGAAGCGCTCGTGCGATACGCGGCCGGCCCGTCCCGATGA
- a CDS encoding Gfo/Idh/MocA family protein yields MVGFAGHQGKEYLPIVRESAEIIGGVDPAPTASSLAGEWGFPHVDFLSEALEKFDFDAAVVTVPHSEHFPVCAELLAHGRHVIKEKPFAVTEQEARQLISLAQRADRSVFTLLQRNFDPVFQFARKNLARIGEPYWFSYDYHFNLAHPTTGWRASSEKARGGVLLDMGYHLIDVLSGMFPEPSRVHSAFVHQYQEMRDRRLEDLVSLMCSYPSTGLAGSLRISRHNHEKIEHLCVLGTEGALNVAPGVATLHSVGGLPLERFSWEGPKLDAVRSMIAHHLGHLDDRYYRQDHLQRQLASVRTIDGIYRDRLRERNELADRCA; encoded by the coding sequence ATGGTCGGATTCGCCGGCCATCAAGGAAAAGAGTATCTGCCGATCGTGCGGGAGAGCGCAGAGATCATCGGCGGCGTCGACCCCGCCCCGACGGCCTCCTCACTCGCCGGCGAGTGGGGGTTCCCGCATGTCGATTTCCTCAGTGAAGCACTTGAGAAATTCGACTTCGACGCCGCAGTGGTCACCGTGCCGCACAGTGAGCACTTCCCGGTCTGCGCGGAACTCCTGGCGCACGGCAGACACGTCATCAAGGAAAAGCCGTTCGCCGTCACCGAACAAGAAGCCCGGCAACTGATATCCCTGGCGCAACGGGCCGACCGCAGCGTCTTCACGCTGCTGCAACGGAACTTCGACCCCGTGTTCCAGTTCGCCCGGAAGAACCTCGCGCGGATCGGGGAGCCCTACTGGTTCTCCTACGACTACCACTTCAACCTGGCTCATCCGACCACGGGTTGGCGCGCCTCCAGCGAGAAGGCGAGGGGCGGTGTGCTGCTCGACATGGGCTACCACCTCATCGATGTGCTCAGCGGTATGTTCCCCGAACCCTCTCGGGTGCACTCCGCCTTCGTGCACCAGTACCAGGAGATGCGGGACCGTCGACTGGAGGATCTCGTCAGCCTCATGTGCAGCTATCCCTCGACGGGACTGGCGGGCTCGCTCCGCATCTCACGCCACAACCACGAGAAGATCGAACACCTCTGCGTGCTCGGTACGGAGGGCGCGTTGAACGTCGCTCCCGGGGTCGCCACCCTGCACTCCGTCGGAGGGCTGCCGTTGGAGCGCTTCAGCTGGGAAGGCCCCAAGCTCGACGCCGTGCGTTCCATGATCGCCCACCATCTGGGGCACCTGGACGACCGCTACTACCGCCAGGACCACCTCCAGCGTCAACTCGCCTCCGTGCGCACGATCGACGGGATCTACCGGGACCGGCTGCGTGAGCGGAACGAGCTCGCCGACCGGTGCGCCTGA
- a CDS encoding NUDIX hydrolase, translating to MTEATGPRLVVGALIRDPDDRIFVQRRSAGRRLFPHCWDVVGGAVEKGESLLDALRREIAEETGWRLRRVLARVSHKEWTADGMRHIESDYVVEVDGDLSSPELERDKHTEFAWIAAEEASLLDENAQRSGSTFIKDVVTAAHVWLADTSGKSRGAL from the coding sequence GTGACCGAGGCGACCGGACCCCGGCTGGTGGTGGGAGCGCTGATCCGCGACCCGGACGACCGGATCTTCGTCCAGCGCCGCTCGGCCGGCCGGCGCCTCTTCCCCCACTGCTGGGACGTGGTGGGCGGCGCCGTGGAGAAGGGGGAATCCCTCCTGGACGCGCTCCGCAGGGAGATAGCGGAGGAGACCGGGTGGCGGCTGCGCCGCGTCCTCGCCCGGGTGTCGCACAAGGAGTGGACGGCGGACGGAATGCGGCACATCGAGTCGGACTATGTCGTCGAGGTGGACGGGGACCTCTCGTCGCCCGAACTCGAACGGGACAAGCACACCGAGTTCGCCTGGATAGCGGCCGAGGAAGCCTCGCTGCTCGACGAGAACGCACAGCGAAGCGGAAGCACCTTCATCAAGGACGTGGTGACCGCAGCACACGTCTGGCTCGCCGATACTTCCGGGAAGAGCCGCGGAGCTCTCTGA
- a CDS encoding mycofactocin-coupled SDR family oxidoreductase, protein MSGLMQGKVVLVTGAARGQGREHVVRLAGEGADVIAVDLCATLPGVAYTSSEPSDLDTTVALAEESGRRVVPVVADIRDLAVLRESVETAVEKLGRLDAVVANAGICIASAWDEVTEEMFQDTMDVNVRGTWNTVMATAPHLIAAGGGSIVLMSSSAGLKVQPFMLPYTTSKFAVRGMAKAFAAELARFHIRVNSVHPTGVDTHMGGRPMLTQVAKASMADPRLRGMLVNMQPVEGISVEDVANAVLFLLSDSSRHVTAHAMAVDAGVSEF, encoded by the coding sequence TTGAGCGGACTCATGCAGGGGAAGGTCGTTCTGGTGACCGGGGCGGCCCGTGGGCAGGGGCGCGAGCATGTGGTGCGGCTGGCGGGCGAGGGCGCCGATGTGATCGCCGTGGACCTGTGCGCCACGCTGCCCGGGGTGGCCTACACCTCGTCGGAGCCCAGCGACCTGGACACCACCGTCGCCCTGGCCGAGGAGTCCGGGCGAAGGGTCGTCCCGGTCGTCGCCGACATCCGTGACCTCGCGGTTCTGCGGGAGTCGGTCGAGACGGCGGTGGAGAAACTGGGGCGCCTGGACGCCGTCGTGGCCAACGCGGGGATCTGCATCGCCTCGGCCTGGGACGAGGTCACCGAGGAGATGTTCCAGGACACGATGGACGTCAACGTCAGGGGGACCTGGAACACCGTGATGGCCACCGCACCCCATCTCATCGCGGCCGGCGGCGGCTCCATCGTCCTGATGAGTTCATCCGCCGGCCTCAAGGTGCAGCCGTTCATGCTCCCCTACACCACCAGCAAGTTCGCGGTGCGCGGGATGGCCAAGGCGTTCGCCGCCGAACTCGCCCGGTTTCACATCCGGGTCAACAGTGTGCATCCCACGGGCGTCGACACGCACATGGGAGGCCGTCCCATGCTCACCCAGGTGGCCAAGGCGAGCATGGCCGATCCCCGGTTGCGCGGGATGCTGGTGAACATGCAGCCGGTGGAGGGAATCTCGGTGGAGGACGTGGCCAACGCCGTCCTGTTCCTTCTCTCCGATTCCTCCCGGCACGTCACCGCGCACGCCATGGCCGTGGACGCCGGGGTCAGCGAGTTCTGA